From Paenibacillus sp. PK3_47, the proteins below share one genomic window:
- a CDS encoding molybdenum cofactor biosynthesis protein B: MPMSSVDEHRSEAPQTVACHVITVSDTRTMETDTGGALIISMLEEAGYVVSGRTIVKDDYEDIRELVYKSSVDSGIEAILLTGGTGIAPRDTTYEAVASLLDKSMPGFGEIFRYLSYTEDIGSAAILSRAIAGTIGNTAIFSMPGSTGAIRLAMSRLIVPELRHVMREIYKRS, encoded by the coding sequence ATGCCGATGTCATCCGTTGATGAACACCGCAGTGAAGCGCCGCAAACCGTGGCTTGTCATGTAATCACTGTATCCGACACCCGAACCATGGAGACTGACACCGGAGGTGCACTGATTATCTCCATGCTGGAAGAAGCCGGCTATGTGGTCAGCGGGCGTACGATCGTCAAGGACGATTATGAGGATATCCGCGAGCTGGTCTATAAAAGCTCCGTAGATTCCGGTATAGAAGCCATACTGCTGACCGGCGGTACAGGTATCGCACCCCGGGACACGACTTATGAAGCCGTAGCCTCCCTGCTCGACAAGTCCATGCCTGGCTTCGGAGAGATTTTCCGTTATCTCAGCTACACTGAGGATATCGGTTCGGCTGCTATTCTCAGCCGTGCTATAGCCGGTACTATAGGCAATACCGCCATATTCTCCATGCCAGGCTCTACCGGGGCGATTAGGCTTGCCATGAGCCGTTTGATTGTTCCCGAGCTGCGTCATGTCATGCGCGAAATTTACAAGCGGTCCTGA